A portion of the Trichoplusia ni isolate ovarian cell line Hi5 chromosome 12, tn1, whole genome shotgun sequence genome contains these proteins:
- the LOC113499444 gene encoding attacin-A-like: protein MCSLKLFLGLVLLASVNARNLFFGENGELLSFSEEGQWFNVDEEEQEPQDAYFDRTRTRRDVQGSVTLKSDGGMSTRAQVPIAHNENNVLSAVGSMDLNNQLQPAGNSLGLQLDNIKGHSLSVSHDKIPGFGKSLTAAGSYNIVNTQPHDLNARAFVSRNMPDFPGAPNFNTVGGGLNYMYDKKIGASLGMAHTPFLDRKDYSAMGNFNVFKNPTSSVDFNAGFKKFDTPFMKSGWEPNFGLTFSRSFGNH, encoded by the exons ATGTGTTCCTTGAAATTATTCCTCGGATTGGTCCTTTTGGCTTCAGTGAATGCCCGAAACCTCTTTTTTGGGGAGAATGGAGAACTTCTTTCATTCAGTGAAGAAGGTCAGTGGTTTAACGTCGATGAAGAAGAACAGGAGCCACAGGATGCTTACTTCGATAGGACCAGGACACGGCGGGATGTACAGGGTAGTGTTACTTTGAAGTCTGATGGAGGGATGTCAACAAGAGCGCAGGTGCCAATAGCTCATAATGAAAACAATGTGCTCAGTGCTGTTGGATCTATGGACCTTAACAACCAGTTGCAACCGGCTGGTAATAGTCTTGGACTTCAACTTGATAACAT CAAGGGCCACAGTCTCTCCGTTAGCCATGACAAAATTCCCGGTTTCGGAAAATCATTGACTGCCGCTGGTAGCTACAACATCGTCAACACACAGCCTCACGACCTCAACGCGAGAGCCTTCGTCAGTAGGAACATGCCAGACTTCCCAGGGGCGCCCAACTTCAATACCGTTGGCGGTGGGCTGAACTACATGTACGA TAAAAAGATCGGCGCTTCTCTCGGCATGGCTCACACACCATTCTTAGACCGTAAAGACTACTCCGCAATGGGAAACTTCAACGTGTTTAAAAACCCCACTTCGTCCGTGGACTTCAATGCTGGCTTCAAGAAGTTTGACACCCCATTCATGAAAAGTGGTTGGGAACCGAACTTCGGTCTTACTTTCAGCCGGTCTTTTGGTAACCATTAA